A window of Hippoglossus stenolepis isolate QCI-W04-F060 chromosome 16, HSTE1.2, whole genome shotgun sequence contains these coding sequences:
- the LOC118123177 gene encoding CD9 antigen isoform X2, protein MGLDGCGTVCVYVIVLFNIALAVAGSAFLALGLCLRFNVNTRVVFEIASLKSWVFVMDVKIIIVLGTFMLITALFGFIGASSKKKWALETFSGLLSLLLLSAMALLGLTFWKSDAVGMNIMEFYISMYVLYDGVDPVIGTTLRIIHNLLHCCGVTGIGLIETTCPKPSGFLEHFVMPNCPEKIAGFFDRKAPLIGVLFAFVCLLISPLVCSVILLRKIIRVHIGVVP, encoded by the exons ATGGGACTGGACGGATGTGGCACCGTGTGCGTTTATGTCATCGTCCTTTTCAACATCGCCCTTGCT GTGGCGGGCTCTGCCTTTTTGGCTCTCGGCCTGTGCCTCAGGTTCAACGTTAATACCAGGGTCGTCTTTGAAATAGCCAGCCTCAAATCATGGGTGTTCGTTATGG ATGTGAAGATTATTATCGTGCTGGGTACGTTCATGTTGATCACGGCGCTGTTTGGATTCATCGGCGCCTCCTCTAAGAAAAAATGGGCTCTGGAGACG TTCTCTGGTCTCCTGAGCCTTcttcttttgtctgcaatggcCCTACTGGGTCTCACTTTTTGGAAAAGCGATGCG GTTGGAATGAACATAATGGAGTTCTACATCAGCATGTATGTTCTGTACGATGGAGTAGATCCAGTCATTGGCACCACCCTCAGGATCATCCACAACTTG cttcactgCTGTGGCGTGACGGGCATCGGGCTGATAGAGACGACCTGTCCCAAGCCAAGTGGATTTTTGGAGCACTTCGTCATGCCT AATTGTCCTGAGAAGATCGCAGGCTTCTTCGACAGAAAAGCTCCTCTGATAGGTGTCCTCTTTGCATTTGTATGTCTTCTG aTCAGTCCCTTGGTCTGCAGCGTTATCCTCCTGAGGAAGATCATCAGAGTCCACATTGGCGTAGTACCTTGA
- the LOC118123177 gene encoding CD9 antigen isoform X1, translating into MGLDGCGTVCVYVIVLFNIALAVAGSAFLALGLCLRFNVNTRVVFEIASLKSWVFVMDVKIIIVLGTFMLITALFGFIGASSKKKWALETFSGLLSLLLLSAMALLGLTFWKSDAVGMNIMEFYISMYVLYDGVDPVIGTTLRIIHNLLHCCGVTGIGLIETTCPKPSGFLEHFVMPNCPEKIAGFFDRKAPLIGVLFAFVCLLSVPLVCSSIICKKIRVSVSTTQYTVMTNYALPTPQPLQQGFVPTSYSYPNPDPDIFPLVPVAEAPVVEA; encoded by the exons ATGGGACTGGACGGATGTGGCACCGTGTGCGTTTATGTCATCGTCCTTTTCAACATCGCCCTTGCT GTGGCGGGCTCTGCCTTTTTGGCTCTCGGCCTGTGCCTCAGGTTCAACGTTAATACCAGGGTCGTCTTTGAAATAGCCAGCCTCAAATCATGGGTGTTCGTTATGG ATGTGAAGATTATTATCGTGCTGGGTACGTTCATGTTGATCACGGCGCTGTTTGGATTCATCGGCGCCTCCTCTAAGAAAAAATGGGCTCTGGAGACG TTCTCTGGTCTCCTGAGCCTTcttcttttgtctgcaatggcCCTACTGGGTCTCACTTTTTGGAAAAGCGATGCG GTTGGAATGAACATAATGGAGTTCTACATCAGCATGTATGTTCTGTACGATGGAGTAGATCCAGTCATTGGCACCACCCTCAGGATCATCCACAACTTG cttcactgCTGTGGCGTGACGGGCATCGGGCTGATAGAGACGACCTGTCCCAAGCCAAGTGGATTTTTGGAGCACTTCGTCATGCCT AATTGTCCTGAGAAGATCGCAGGCTTCTTCGACAGAAAAGCTCCTCTGATAGGTGTCCTCTTTGCATTTGTATGTCTTCTG AGCGTacctctagtgtgcagcagtaTCATCTGCAAAAAGATCCGTGTGTCCGTTTCCACAACTCAGTACACTGTCATGACTAACTACGCCCTGCCTACCCCTCAACCATTACAGCAGGGATTTGTCCCCACCTCCTACTCTTACCCCAACCCGGACCCAGACATTTTCCCCCTTGTCCCTGTCGCTGAGGCCCCTGTGGTTGAGGCCTAG
- the LOC118123162 gene encoding uncharacterized protein LOC118123162 — MHVKQTGNWLSFLLSITIITFPSVSWCESAHSAGTRPPAGPRGARGRAATPRGPQLLHQQLLHLLHSSHRTQAADRRPAARTTSPDTRFRHNPNQSEGLRVYSSPPPPDGDCATAQIQHTAPGRFYIVGRLEANTPNVGYQADSAAAAVQAEGHQEKVRGQWLSGSEESWQKLQPVVECGADAMILVVRRRRAGNLLLDRVNQSSVPLSQLKPQCGYSVQTTWRDLSLMAQYDACHVTQEDDSYVLPLLWRGAPVKMSCPVPQIQPQAPGQYSVCCSPYGMTVNLQGPTPAEQLSINVRGEWTPLVSLAEQCGFTVERRDAEILIAAPYMTCGMTVKDGKYTLYLQIGENRLLLSCPVSSLEELPGTRLVDGPHLSRIRTEPPSEPFPWAAPFYLAPLYYPHPTYQQEYHEPDAPDVHDPLTPLFSTPDPNFGPQPLPTVDSQYPEYYSHQIPDWDSNNQHAVHVPLSSTHEMEDLSLVHPDLQQKQGPPVLDLSETHSPFSAAASQAEAPSLQPPNHAFNPYYHYYHHPKIPLSDPPQDPDAAPEVPEELSPTNTYEFLVWPPKAQQSEAKSDPSPPPQVASHPYIPPGPEVDHKTPASYPYPYPHHYFYYFPHMARGEAKRLTPPHRDMATETNVPDVQPLPESSERPVHEEHNVSPYETKKYRPDWIRIPLLSEDDGVTQELNDEEQHSAPATPALPPSNTPEPDPVPPPHPYLYAPYYHYYQMYSGPDDDRASPTSSKDAADPLLQASSSPAQHQTTSSPTESTYPAQNGHLYPYFYYYHHLLQPEESKDEQEPHPAGSTDSEKPSSESESLLPSDSDHSRTDLYAEAGNPSFPQPPHSPLHGLYSQQHLYYAVGPPGGEEAEERLDSDTTDHPEANTPSPCGLGPASTSNCSHSLGCCSYPVEDCTMGQHFVFVVPDSVSEPTVPPAAHPSEDSEASCVLRRLTSDPEVYTVPLDGCGVNKLMFGQTVVHLLEVQGIYSPPVDRTSDNEDSPVRLLVECSSSPGSPGEVRLHVVDQPPPPPPPIQSVTVQLRLSTDESFSSFHPEAHLPLSLVRGRPLYLEVSLLEPPEENLVLLVQSCVAHTAAPYTGWMHIYDGCPGRDESQLLPSPDPHRTRRIMISGFLILPPQSPSYMAAGGHSLLGDPEIFIFCSTEVCSAADGDCTSGCIDSPNGGM, encoded by the exons atgcatgtgaaacaaacaggaaactggtTGAGTTTCCTCCTCAGCATCACAATCATAACTTTTCCTTCAGTGAGCTGGTGTGAATCTGCTCATTCTGCAGGAACACGTCCCCCCGCGGGCCCTCGTGGGGCCAGGGGCCGCGCTGCAACCCCCCGGGGCccgcagctcctccaccagcagctcctccacctcctccacagctCGCACCGGACACAGGCTGCAGACCGGAGACCCGCAGCCAGGACGACTTCACCGGACACACGGTTCAGACACAACCCGAATCAAAGCGAGGGCCTGCGGGTCTATTCTTCACCTCCGCCCCCCGATGGAGACTGTGCCACtgcacaaatacaacacacagcTCCGGGGAGGTTTTACATTGTCGGTCGGCTGGAAGCAAACACCCCCAACGTGGGCTACCAGGcagattctgctgctgctgcag TCCAAGCTGAGGGACACCaggagaaggtcagaggtcaatgGCTCAGCGGCTCAGAGGAGAGCTGGCAGAAGCTCCAGCCGGTGGTGGAGTGCGGAGCTGACGCCATGATCCTCGTTGTCAGGAGGAGACGAGCTGGAAATCTGCTGCTGGATCGAG TGAACCAGTCGTCGGTGCCTCTGTCCCAGCTGAAGCCCCAGTGTGGTTACTCTGTTCAGACCACATGGAGAGACCTCAGTCTGATGGCCCAGTACGACGCCTGCCACGTCACACAGGAG GACGACAGCTACGTGCTGCCTCTGCTGTGGAGGGGGGCTCCGGTCAAGATGTCGTGTCCCGTCCCTCAGATTCAGCCTCAGGCCCCGGGTCAGTACTCCGTGTGCTGCTCCCCCTATGGGATGACCGTCAACCTGCAAGGACCGACTCCTGCAGAGCAGCTGAGTATAAATG TGAGAGGAGAGTGGACCCCCCTGGTGTCGTTGGCTGAGCAGTGCGGCTTCACCGTGGAAAGACGTGACGCAGAGATCCTAATCGCTGCTCCATATATGACATGTGGCATGACGGTGAAG GATGGAAAATACACCCTTTATCTTCAAATAGGAGAAAACCGACTCCTgctgtcctgtcctgtctcGTCCCTCGAGGAGCTGCCAGGAACCCGTCTCGTCGACGGTCCTCATCTCAGCAGGATCAGGACAGAACCTCCATCAGAGCCTTTTCCATGGGCCGCCCCTTTTTACCTGGCCCCGCTTTACTACCCCCACCCCACATATCAGCAAGAGTATCATGAACCTGATGCTCCTGACGTACACGACCCTCTTACTCCCTTGTTCTCCACCCCTGACCCCAACTTTGGTCCACAGCCACTCCCTACTGTTGATTCCCAGTATCCAGAATACTACTCCCACCAGATTCCTGACTGGGATTCCAATAATCAACACGCCGTGCATGTTCCTCTATCATCTACACATGAAATGGAGGATTTAAGTTTGGTGCATCCAGATCTACAGCAAAAACAGGGACCTCCTGTCTTGGATCTCTCTGAGACACACTCTCCcttctcagctgcagcttctcaagCCGAAGCTCCCTCTCTCCAGCCTCCCAACCACGCCTTCAACCCGTACTACCACTACTACCATCACCCAAAAATCCCTCTTTCAGACCCACCTCAAGACCCCGATGCAGCTCCTGAGGTTCCTGAAGAACTGTCTCCAACAAATACCTACGAGTTCCTGGTGTGGCCCCCCAAAGCGCAGCAGTCCGAGGCTAAGTCAGACCCCTCCCCTCCGCCTCAGGTTGCCTCTCATCCTTACATCCCTCCAGGTCCTGAAGTTGATCACAAAACCCCTGCATCTTATCCGTACCCTTATCCACACCACTACTTTTATTACTTTCCACATATGGCGAGGGGTGAGGCTAAAAGGTTGACACCTCCACATCGTGACATGGCAACGGAAACAAATGTGCCTGATGTTCAGCCTCTTCCTGAGTCCTCGGAGCGTCCAGTCCACGAAGAACACAACGTGAGTCCCTACGAAACTAAAAAGTACAGACCAGACTGGATCAGAATTCCACTTCTGTCTGAAGATGATGGTGTAACACAAGAGCTGAATGATGAAGAGCAACACTCTGCACCTGCGACTCCTGCTCTCCCACCCAGTAACACTCCAGAACCAGACCCGgttccccctcctcacccatACCTCTACGCCCCTTACTATCACTACTATCAGATGTATTCTGGACCTGATGACGACCGTGCGTCTCCGACTTCCTCCAAAGACGCTGCAGACCCTCTGCTCcaagcctcctcctctccagcgCAGCATCAAACCACTTCTTCACCCACAGAATCCACCTATCCTGCTCAAAATGGCCACTTGTATCCTTACTTCTACTAttaccaccacctcctccagcctGAAGAGTCCAAAGACGAGCAGGAACCGCATCCTGCAGGCAGCACGGACTCTGAAAAACCCTCCTCAGAGTCAGAATCTCTGCTCCCCTCCGACTCCGACCACAGCAGGACGGATCTTTACGCTGAAGCAGGAAATCCCAGCTTCCCTCAGCCACCGCACAGTCCCCTCCACGGCTTGTACTCCCAGCAACATCTGTACTACGCTGTGGGGCCTCCTGGTGGAGAGGAAGCGGAGGAGAGGCTGGATTCTGACACGACAG ATCACCCCGAGGCCAACACGCCCTCGCCCTGTGGCCTCGGCCCTGCGTCTACCTCCAACTGCAGTCACTCGCTGGGCTGCTGCTCGTACCCTGTGGAGG ATTGTACAATGGGGcagcattttgtgtttgtggtgccTGACTCTGTGTCGGAGCCCACAGTGCCCCCCGCTGCTCATCCCTCTGAGGACAGTGAGGCGTCCTGCGTCCTGCGGaggttgacctctgaccccgagGTCTACACGGTGCCCCTGGACGGCTGCGGAGTAAACAAACTT ATGTTTGGTCAGACCGTGGTTCATCTGTTGGAGGTCCAAGGAATCTATTCTCCTCCAGTCGACCGCACCTCGGACAATGAGGACTCTCCTGTCAG GTTGTTGGTGGAGTGCAGCTCCTCCCCAGGTTCTCCAGGGGAGGTGAGGCTGCATGTGGTGGatcaacctcctcctcctccacctcccattCAGTCGGTCACAGTGCAGCTGAGACTCTCAACAG acGAGTCGTTCAGCAGCTTCCACCCCGAGGCTCACCTGCCTCTCAGTCTCGTGCGAGGCAGACCTCTTTATCTGGAGGTGAGTCTGCTGGAGCCTCCAGAGGAAAACCTGGTGCTGCTGGTTCAGTCCTGCGTGgctcacactgcagctccatACACCGGCTGGATGCACATCTATGATGG CTGCCCCGGCCGCGATGAGTCCCAGCTGCTTCCTTCCCCTGACCCGCACCGTACCCGGAGGATCATGATCTCCGGCTTCCTCATCCTGCCCCCACAAAGCCCCTCGTACATGGCTGCAGGAGGACATTCTCTCCTGGGCGATCCGGAG ATCTTCATCTTCTGCTCGACAGAGGTTTGCTCTGCTGCAGATGGTGACTGCACATCTGGCTGCATCGACA GTCCCAACGGTGGCATGTGA
- the LOC118123182 gene encoding epithelial membrane protein 2 gives MLILLAGIFAVHIIGIILLLVATIDNAWWMTDTISTDVWGRWIKENGIWNITDIPEGAHYPQDYLQAVQASSILACIFSIVGIFVFVAQLFTLEKGKRFTISGIFQFLACLCIMIAASIYTDRFHLDESTGWYGHCFILAWISFALTLISSIIYFVLRKKTA, from the exons ATGCTGATCCTCCTCGCTGGCATCTTTGCCGTTCACATAATTggcatcatcctcctcctggtgGCTACTATCGACAAT GCCTGGTGGATGACTGACACCATTTCCACCGACGTGTGGGGCCGGTGGATCAAGGAAAACGGCATTTGGAACATAACCGATATTCCCGAAGGAGCACACTACCCACAAG ATTACCTCCAGGCAGTACAGGCCAGCTCCATCCTCGCTTGCATCTTCTCCATCGTGGGCATCTTCGTGTTCGTGGCCCAGCTCTTCACCCTGGAAAAAGGGAAGAGGTTCACCATCTCCGGCATCTTCCAGTTCCTCGCCT GCCTGTGCATCATGATCGCAGCCTCCATCTACACAGACCGCTTCCACCTCGACGAGTCAACCGGTTGGTATGGCCACTGCTTCATCCTGGCGTGGATCTCCTTCGCGCTCACGCTCATCTCCTCCATCATTTACTTTGTGCTACGCAAGAAGACGGCGTGA